The Wansuia hejianensis genomic interval CGGAAGTCCTTGCTTCTGAAAAGAGTGTGGATCTGTTTGCAGGGATCAAACTGCCGGAGGATTTCCTTCAGGAGGAAGAAGGGCGGGAGTTTGAGTTGCAGATCGGGGTGGATGCGATCCAAAGCGCCAACTTCCAGCCGGATTACAGCCGGGAATCGCCATGGGGGGATGTGGAGGTTCTGGACTGCGGCAAAGAAGGCTTGTATGATCTGACGCTGCTTAAACAGGCAGATGAGGAGGAATTTGCCGTTGTTTATGAAGGGAACACGGAAAGCCTGTTCACTGAGGGAAGGGACTTTTTCCAGAATCTCCCTGCCCTGATGCCGGGGGACAGCTATACAGACTCCATAGTATTAAAAAACACATCGGACAAGCCGGTAAGGCTGTACTTCCATACGGAGCAGCTGGAAGACTCTGGGCTCTTGGACAAGCTCCGGCTGGCCATCTGGGCCCCAGGAGACGGAGGAAAACAGGTGTATGAGGGGGCGCTGCGCGGGGAGGAAATCAGCCGAGAGTTCCTTCTGACGACACTCCCGGCAGGGGGGACGGAGAGCTTTTCATTCCGGCTGGACGTTCCGGTCGGGTTAAATAATACATACAGCATTTCTAAGAGCCTGGTCAAATGGGTATTTGCAGCGGATCCGGAAAGCGCCTATGGAACTGGAGGGGTAAAAACCGGTGATCCGGGGAGCGGGAGTGCTGTTTTGGGAGGCGTTGTCGCCGCCGTACTTGTGATCCTGGCTGGCATGAGGGCTGCCAGGCGCAGAAAGAACAGGTGACGGCGCGGATGGAAGGTGACTGTATCGAGTGTTACAGGAGGCTTGGGAGGAGAAAATATCATGATGCGTAAAATTATTGCAAAAGTGACGGGGATTCTGGCAGCCGCCACATTGGCGTTCAGCGCGGGTCTTTTGATTCTGTTTCTTTTGGGGATCCGTCCCTATGTGGTTCGGTCTGGCTCCATGGAGCCGGACATCCCCGTCGGAAGCCTGTGTTTTGTCAATCAGCGGATCTCTTATATGGAGATAAAGGTGGGGGATTTGGCAGCGTACCGGTCCGCACTTGGAGAGCGGGTGCTGCACCGCGTGATTGCAGTCACAGATGAAGGTCTGGTAACCAAAGGGGATGCGAATGGGCGCAGCGACGGTATCACGGTACGGAAAGAAAACTATATCGGAAAAGAAGCCTTTAACATCCCGAAGCTCGGATACCTGTTCGGGGGTTTGGAAACCGGGCGGGGAAAAATCTTAGGGCTTACAGCCATTGCCTGTCTGGTGATCCTCAGTCTCTTTTTTGGAAATGAAAGGAAGGAGCTAACGGGCGGAGAAACAACAATAAGCAACAGAGAGGAGGTAAAAGAGATATGAAAAGTAGGGCAGGAATCCTTGCGGCAGTGTTGGCCGTAAGCTTGTCTGTGGTCTGCGTCTACCCGGCCTACGCGGAAGAGCCCCAGGAGGCCTCAGAGACAAAGGAAGAAGTGTGTGAAGAAACAGAACTGATAAAAGAAACAGGAGCAGGGCCGGAAGAAGGGAGCTTTTGGATCTATGCAGGAAAAGAAGCCGGCAGAACCCTATGGGTAAACGGGGCAACAGGGACAGCCGCAGAAGGCTTGGAGAGCTTTCGCTTTCCAGAGGGAGAAGAGTGGAAGGCCCAGTGGGAGGCCTGGCATACAGCTGGTTTTGAGAGCTGGGAGAGTCAGGAAGGAGAGACGGTTATTATGGAGGTGCAGCCTGAAGACGACTACGAATGGGAGAAGTTGCAGGTATTAGATAAATATGGAAATTTTCTGGAACTGACAGAAACGGAAAACGGATGCAAGTTCCGGATGCCGGCGTCTGACGTGCTGGTGAGTTTAAAGATGCAGGGACGACCAAAAGAAGATCCGTGGGGGACTGGAGAAAAAACGGAAATACCTGGAATTCCCCAGGCGTTGGGGAGAGAAGCGGAGGAGCAAACCGAAGAGCTGCAGGATAAGGAGTTGGAAAAATATAACCTGGCAGCTGCGGCACAGCCGCGTTATAGCGGTTCCTATTACACAGCGGACGCTTATGAGCAGTTTGCATTAGGACAAAGTGTTCAACTGTGGGGACTGACAACTGCCGGCGGCTATGGAGATCGCCAGTATATATTTGCGTTGAAAAATGGAGATAATTCGCTGGTGGATTCCTGGGAAGAAGGCGTAATGGGTACACCGGACGGAATACCGTTTTTTTGTATCGAGGCGGATATTGACTATAATAACTCAGTCTTAGCCACTGTTTATGAGGGACGAAATTATTTGAGTCAAGATGAGATTATAGAATGTGCTCTAGCCTGCAAATATATGGAAGATCATATCAGCGTGCTGAATGGTAATAAAACAGATTTATTTTTTCTGCAGCAGTGTGCAGTTTGGACCATACGGGAAAATCATGGATATCGTGCATATAGTGTTCAGACAAACTATGTAGCGCCCTATACGGTATCGCATAATGGGGATATCAATTTCGCCTATGCATTTGTTCAGAATTCTATCGCTTGGGCTATTGCAAATAAAGGAAATTATACGGGCTACTGCAAGGTACTTGATAATCATACCGGACAAAAATGTGGTGTATTTAAAGCAGTCGAGAATCCAAAGGGTACTTTGGCAATCCAAAAGTCTTCCGCGTTGCCTCAAATCTCTGACAATAATGCTTGCTACAGTTTGGAGGGAGCTGAGTATACCGTTTATCAAATGGGGACAGATACAGTGGTCGGAACGATTACGACAGATGCGGGCGGATATGGCACCCTGGGAAATCTGCCGGCAGGAAGCTATGACATCGTGGAGATGAAGGCGCCGAAGGGCTACCTGTTGGACAGCACAAGACATACGATAACCATCAATGCCGGTCAAACCACAACCTATCAGGCAAAGGATGAACCTGGGAACGACCCTGTGCTTACGCTTTTAGTAAAAAGAGATGTTGAAACAGGCAAACCCATGGGAAATGCTAGGCTAAAGGGAGCGGAATACACTGTCAAATATTATGACGTAAATTTGAGTACGGATCCAGCGGAAATAGGAATAACAGAAAAATATACTTGGATCTTAGAGACGGATGAGAAGGGACGAGCATATTTGGACAATGCACATAAGATATCGGGTGATGAATTTGTTATAGGATTACATGGAAATCCGGTTTTACCTTTAGGAACGATCACTATCCAAGAAAGCAAAGCACCAGAGGGTTATTTACTGAATACTACTTTATATGTAGCGAACACGATACAGCAGAATGGCTCAGTATCAACAACCAATCTTCCGAATGAAGAAACCTATGCCGCGACAGAGCAGGTAAAGCGTGGTGATCTGGAGTTTACAAAATTGGATACAGAAACCGGCAGGTTTATGGCCGGCATTCCTTTTCGGGTTATCTCCCAAACAACGGGAGAAAACCATATTTTGGTGGCGGATGCAGATGGTCATGCGTCTACATCCGCCGTACCCCACAGTGCAGAAACAAATGAAAATGATGCTGTTATCGGTGAGGCAGACTATTCTTCTTCATTTGGTATTTGGTTTGGTGGAAGTGAACCGGATGATACCAAAGGGGCTTTGCCGTATGATACGTATACCGTCAGGGAACTTCCCTGTGAGGCAAACTATGGAAAAGACCTGGCAGAGTTTACCGTAACCATTTCTGAGAATGGGAAAACAGTAGATGTTGGAACCGTAGAAAATCAGACGATTCTGACGAATACAAAGGCCAGAGACGCGGAAACGGGGACGCAGGTTATCACGTCGGTGAACTATGCTTCCATCGTGGATACGTTCTACTACGAAAACCTGACGCCTGGGAGGAAATACACGGTAAAAGGAGCCGTCAGGAATCCGGAAACCGGGGAAGTGATTGTGCAGAATGGCGCTCCCCTCATCGCAGAAAAAGCATTTACATCAGCTGCAGTAAATGGCGAGGTAAAGCTTACGTTTCTTCTGCATGCTGCAGAACTGGAGGGGAAACAGGTGGTGGTGACCGAAGAGCTGTATGACGGGGACTCCCTGCGGACCACGCATGAAGACCTGGATGACCCGGACCAGACGGTCACTGTTTTAACTGGAGATTTGACCGTCACAAAGACCATTGCTGCGGATGAGATTGTCTGGGCCCATGGGAATCCTATATTTCTCGTAAAAGTTTCTGGTCTCAGCCAGACGGGGAAGCGCCGGCAGTTCTATCATACCTATGAGTTTACGCAGGACTATGTAGAGGCGAACACCGCGTCAGACGGCACGGTATCCCTGGCGTATACATTCCGGGACATTCCAATCTCCGGAAGCTATCAAGTGGAGGAGGTGCCTGTCAGCCGATATTCCCTGATGGGTTTTAAAGGGAATGGGGGTAACGTTACTGTCTATGGTTCTTATGCACTGGCAGACCTCGTGAGCCAGCCGTCCGGCACAGAAGTAACAATTACTAACCAAAAGACCAATGACGCATGGGAGTCCCATACGGCCTTGCTCCACAACGTCATTCAGTAACGGAGGAAGGTCCAACATACAACAGCGAAAAGAAGGGAGAAGAAAGTATATGAACCGAGTCATGTTAATCGGAAGGCTGACAAGGAATCCGGAGCTCCATTATTCTGCCGGCGAGGATTCCATAGCGGTGGCCAGGTACAGCCTGGCAGTCCAGAGGCGCTATCGCCGGGAAGGGGAACCGGAGGCGGATTTTATTTCCTGTATTACCTTCCAGAAAAGTGCAGAGTTTGCAGAGAAATACTTCCGGAAAGGGTTCCGGGTAGCCATAGCCGGCAGGCTCCAAACCAGGAGCTATACCAACAAGGAGGGAAACAAGGTATCCGTGACGGAAGTAATCGTAGAGGAGCAGGAGTTTGCAGACGGCAAAAGCAGCAGCGCCCCTGCAGCTGCTGCGCCTAGAACAGTAACTG includes:
- a CDS encoding signal peptidase I, with protein sequence MMRKIIAKVTGILAAATLAFSAGLLILFLLGIRPYVVRSGSMEPDIPVGSLCFVNQRISYMEIKVGDLAAYRSALGERVLHRVIAVTDEGLVTKGDANGRSDGITVRKENYIGKEAFNIPKLGYLFGGLETGRGKILGLTAIACLVILSLFFGNERKELTGGETTISNREEVKEI
- a CDS encoding MSCRAMM family protein, with protein sequence MKSRAGILAAVLAVSLSVVCVYPAYAEEPQEASETKEEVCEETELIKETGAGPEEGSFWIYAGKEAGRTLWVNGATGTAAEGLESFRFPEGEEWKAQWEAWHTAGFESWESQEGETVIMEVQPEDDYEWEKLQVLDKYGNFLELTETENGCKFRMPASDVLVSLKMQGRPKEDPWGTGEKTEIPGIPQALGREAEEQTEELQDKELEKYNLAAAAQPRYSGSYYTADAYEQFALGQSVQLWGLTTAGGYGDRQYIFALKNGDNSLVDSWEEGVMGTPDGIPFFCIEADIDYNNSVLATVYEGRNYLSQDEIIECALACKYMEDHISVLNGNKTDLFFLQQCAVWTIRENHGYRAYSVQTNYVAPYTVSHNGDINFAYAFVQNSIAWAIANKGNYTGYCKVLDNHTGQKCGVFKAVENPKGTLAIQKSSALPQISDNNACYSLEGAEYTVYQMGTDTVVGTITTDAGGYGTLGNLPAGSYDIVEMKAPKGYLLDSTRHTITINAGQTTTYQAKDEPGNDPVLTLLVKRDVETGKPMGNARLKGAEYTVKYYDVNLSTDPAEIGITEKYTWILETDEKGRAYLDNAHKISGDEFVIGLHGNPVLPLGTITIQESKAPEGYLLNTTLYVANTIQQNGSVSTTNLPNEETYAATEQVKRGDLEFTKLDTETGRFMAGIPFRVISQTTGENHILVADADGHASTSAVPHSAETNENDAVIGEADYSSSFGIWFGGSEPDDTKGALPYDTYTVRELPCEANYGKDLAEFTVTISENGKTVDVGTVENQTILTNTKARDAETGTQVITSVNYASIVDTFYYENLTPGRKYTVKGAVRNPETGEVIVQNGAPLIAEKAFTSAAVNGEVKLTFLLHAAELEGKQVVVTEELYDGDSLRTTHEDLDDPDQTVTVLTGDLTVTKTIAADEIVWAHGNPIFLVKVSGLSQTGKRRQFYHTYEFTQDYVEANTASDGTVSLAYTFRDIPISGSYQVEEVPVSRYSLMGFKGNGGNVTVYGSYALADLVSQPSGTEVTITNQKTNDAWESHTALLHNVIQ
- a CDS encoding single-stranded DNA-binding protein → MNRVMLIGRLTRNPELHYSAGEDSIAVARYSLAVQRRYRREGEPEADFISCITFQKSAEFAEKYFRKGFRVAIAGRLQTRSYTNKEGNKVSVTEVIVEEQEFADGKSSSAPAAAAPRTVTADGFMNIPDGMEEETPFS